The Medicago truncatula cultivar Jemalong A17 chromosome 7, MtrunA17r5.0-ANR, whole genome shotgun sequence genome includes the window TAATCAGATTAAAAACTGcaaaaatcatgcatataccaTGATTTGTCCTATGAAAAATCTAAAGGAACTCAACCAGCATTTTAAGTTGATTAATGATTAGTACTTTTTAACTGTGATATTGAAGGAACTTCCTTTAGATAGCAAGACTCAGCATCTAAGCCATGTTTGTAGTACATGGCTAAAAACTTCTTCAGTCATATATATGCAAGTtaaaaacaactaaaacaaGTAAGGTTTTTATAAAAAGTGATGTAATTATTACATGATAAAAagtcaaaacatatattttcaagacaaaaaatttatttatagattctaaaatatattaaaaaaaaaaaatatagtgagaATTTGTGATTGAaaagtgaacaaataaattgCAAAACATTCCCATccctctaaaaataaaaataaaaattgtatagaATCTAAATACtacctttttaaaaatcttaaagTTTTGAGATTTTCTGTAATTAATATAGGAGCAGCAAGAgaacatattttttcttctgaaaaaattaatttttttaacaaaatgaaaatgaaaatagtagGAGTAAAATGGGGTTTGTGAAAAACATGAAGTTTGGGCcttatatatttgaaattgaaagcGATCTGGGCCTAGAAAAGAATAGAACGGGTTTCGTTGTCACAAGATTCATCCCATGTAACCCTAGCAATACAAATCTCTTTAAATACCCCACTGCCCGGCCTCTCTCTTGCCTCATAGCTAGTTAGGGTTTTCGTTGCTGTCTCGTGTTTTCTTTTGatccattcaatttttttaatctagGAAAATACGGTGGAGagggtttttctttttattgtttgagaTTGATATCTCTCGTCTTCTCTACCGGATTTCCTTGATTAAAGAAATTTACTggttcattattattttttagctaTGATGACAATGTGTATCCCAGCTCATTATGAGGCCTTTTTGTAAGGTCTGGGAATTTAACCTTCCACACATTTATCTGAGCTTTTCTTCacacttgtttttttattttcgcttcatttttttttttaaactatttttattctGATATAATTCCATGCTCCTTTTCAGTCCCTTATTAGGGAGGGTTTTTagatttcagtttttttatacAAATCTAATTGTATTATTTGGTTATGCAATTATGATCATATGAAATATAGTTGTGTTGTCGAATTGTTGTTGGGTTTTTGTATAGATAGAGCATAGATGGATACTGCAAATTAGATGATCAATCACTACAACTAAGCTTCTCGACATTTAACATCTATCTTTTCAATTTGGATTTGACATATCTCcacaccaaaaccaaaacaattttCGAAGATTATTCACCAaacatattcaacaacaatttcaattttttttattttttttatagatttcaaacgcataaaattgaattttttaaatgaaaataattctGTTACTCTCATGAAGGGAATATAATTGTAAAAatgatttatgcaaaatattttcaaatttgtgTTCACTTCAGTTGTTTATGAATCTGAAATTTGGTTTTAGTAGTGTTTTAATGTTGTGAAAAGTTGAAAATTTTGTAGTTGCATAATATGTTTATAGTGAATAATAGAACCATCAATGGAATTTTGGTTGGAGAGGTTTACCCTTAGCGATTCAAATTGGGTTCAATAGCCTGATGATTGAAAACCAAGATAGCTAAATTCTTGGAATTCTGCTCATTACTCAAGCAGGATCGCTCATTGTAAAAGTAAATGTCCAAAATACTCTTGTGCATGTTAACATGCGCAGCGTGATTTAAGTTGCGCTAGTTATAAGAGGAAcgtaacttaagtcacgctggaacgcaacttaagtcacgcagcgtgacttaagttgtGCTAGTGTATTTTTTAACCTAAGTTAAGTcacgtagcgtgacttaagttgcgCTAATGTATtctgagcgtgagttaactcacgctagttgtTAATGTGGAGGGGCTTGTGGTGTGTTTTATGTTCCACAACTTTGTTTcgtttataatgttttttatcTTAATATTTTTAGGAGAATGTTAACCATTGCCCTTATGACATTggttaaaatactaaaattagtaagtttgcattgaAAACTGATGCAATTATTGCCAACAggaatattatttaattatatttagaaaTAATATAGTTCAAAATCCCCCGAACCTCTGATCCGATAGCAGCTATAATATGCATCTACGACTAGCTACAGGAACTAGATGAAAACTTCTACAAAAGGGTATCGAAGAATGCATTCTGACATCGAGTCCTCAATCAATGTAGATGATTCAACAAGGTAGACCGAAGCAACTCGTCGATCAGCTATCACCACATCGTTGCCGAGAATGGCATGGCGATCAAACTAGTGCTAGTGACTGTCTACGGCTACGGCTTATGCCTTCACTCGAGGACAAAAATAAAGACTTGTATTTCCAAGACAATATTTCTATTAATGGAATCCTTAACCATTACCCTTAAAACACCGGTTAACAAAACCCATATTTTTAATACTCATTGCCTTCCTCTCAAAGCACTGTTCTTTTCCACATGATATTGTTCGTGTATCGTGATTCTCCAACATATCAAAGCAATTTGACATTATAACTAGTTTAACCATGACAATTCTTCCTTAAACTCTTAATTGTCAAAGTATATTATGGACATATCGTAGTGGATGGGAAGAGAGGGGGagggtttaaaaaaataaaaataaaataaagagtaaGTGGGAGATATAGAGGACATTGAGATCAATGACTTTGGggggtttatttttcttcaaaatataaaacctttgagaaactaaaaaatttgtattggATGAGACTTTTGGAGGGTTTAAAGGGgtttatcaaatttaatatatgttgttataatattctaaaaactaaaaatatattaatcataaaatttatcattctttaaaaaaacactctttcaaaaaatatgaaagatttcTTAATTAGTATACTCTAATTAGATGGTGAGTAACTCGATAGCGAGTGTGGAGTCATTAGTTATACATTTGCATTGTACAAGCACATGGttccctataaaaaaatcacaaggtACAATCTCACTATCATTTGCAGTTTTGGtcctatattttcatttttttgtagAATTGGTCCCCCTGTTTTATAATTCGACAGTTTGGTCCTTCCATCATATTTTTGAACTACAAAAATGTGAtgtgataaattttaaatgtcGTGGAATATGATATGAAGATAGAAAAAGATCAACATCGATGAAACTGTAACAAAATTATCTTAAAACTTCATTTAAAACATATCACATCACAATATTTTAGATAAAACATATGatagagggaccaaaattgtcgaattttaaaataggaggACCAGTCTCACagctcttaaaaaaaaaaaggtggccAAGTTTAGAAAAATTGGCGCAGAACTAAAGTTACATCAAAAGAGGCAAAGGATTGAAGGCTCGAATAAGATGTTACAAAATTAATGCTAGCTAGCAAAATGGCATCTAAGTTAATGACACACAGATTTATATATAAGTAGTGGACATCaaaattttgtgtcaaaaatttatttattatttcaatgttagatatataaaataaagaaggctaaaatatgattttagttcctgcaaatatgcctcgttttggttttagtccttataaaaaaaaaaaatttggtttttgcaaggaccttttttaaaaacaaaatattttgtagagaccaaaaactacaaaattggttcagttataatgtgccacgtatgcaaatcatcacaaaagtggggtcagagactattttcaaaaacaaaaaattttgcagggacaaaaaacaaattttttttttttacagggactaaaaccaaaacgaaacatatttgcagggactaaaactatattttagccaataaaaaaaatgctaaccATTTCCTTCATTAATATAACATAGTTAGATATATTCCTTTCTTATGATTTAATACTTCAGAATTCAGatctatttaaatattttcaaatagtTTCGAGAACTATAGATTAATTAAACcctaaaatatgtattttataaTTACTTATAAGAGACcccaacaatattttttttagagtcaatacacaattttttgtaTTCTATTTTTGCATTATATGTTACTATTGTCTTGCTATTTAATTTTAACCTTGTTATTAGGAAAATGAGCACTGATAATCTGAAGTTAATTGTGAGATAAGTATAACATAACCATGAATCGTTTCAACTAAAAATCGAACTCGAATTCTATCAAACGATTCGTCATTTTATCAAATTCATTAACCACTTAAATCCATTCCttagtttttgtattttattatcaaGAATCCATTGCTTATATTTTATCAGAATGGTCTTTTCTTGTTCAACTTGAAATCGAACTTGAAATAAAAAGATTAGTTAATGTTTACTACTACTTTActgtttcaaaacaaaacagtACTACTACTATATAAACAAGACAAATAACGGGTACAGAAAAAAAGGACATTACCGTACCCGTACATGATGAAAGTGAGAGTGAAACAACAACGAAACTTACACAAACACAACCACTCTTCTAAATTctgtttcattcattcatatttctAATTTTATATTCATTCTTTATAGTACTCTTCTCTTGACCCAGTTTcacgctaaaaacaaaaacaatgaaacCAACGAAACCTCGTCGCAATTCTCCATCACCATTTTCCTCCCTTTCCCAcctaaatcaaaccaaactcaaaAACCTTAATATTCTGtcttttttgtgttgttttaatttaatgttgTCTGAATCTGTATTCTGTCACTTGACAGAGGATTTACTTATCAGAGTTTTGGATAAACTCGATTCAGATCGGAAATCTTTTCGGTTAGTATGCAAGGAATTTCTCCGGGTCGAATCAACCACCCGGAAAACCATTCGGATTCTCCGGATTGAATTCTTACTCAATTTGCTTCAAAAGTATCAAAACATTGAATCACTTGATCTTTCAGTTTGTCCATGGATCGAGGATGGAGCAGTATCGACTTTACTGAACCATTGGTCATCGAGTTGGACACTGGGAATCAAGAGATTGATACTGAGTCGAGTTACCGGGTTAGGGTACGTTGGGTTGGAGATGTTGATTAAGGCTTGTCCGTTGTTGGAAGCGGTTGATGTTTCGCATTGTTGGGGTTTTGGTGATAGAGAGGCAGCTGCGTTATCTTGCGGTGGGAAGTTGAAGGAGATTAATATGGATAAGTGTTTAGGAGTAACTGATATTGGATTGGCCAAGATTGCTGTTGGGTGTAGTAAGTTGGAGAAGTTGAGTTTGAAATGGTGTTTGGAGATTTCTGATCTTGGTATTGATCTTCTTTCTAAGAAGTGCTTCGATTTGAATTTTCTTGATGTTTCCTATCTCAAGGTTTGTTACTCATTTCATTTGTACTCACTATCCTTGTAAAGTTATTTTACACATTGTCATATCCATTTAAAGATGTGGCAAGACATGATTGAATTCTGCTTAAACTCTAATGGATATATTTGCAAACAtaattgtctaaaaaaaatgtcacctttagtttttgtttccagtgtaattttgtttatttagtaAGATTAGTGTTGTCCtttcttcatttataatttCTTGTTCATTTGTGTGACATGACGTaatatgacaacttttgtgggATTTGGCTCCTCTAAAGCAAGTCActaagtgagtagtgtgtgtgaACCATTGATTAATAAACTGGAAACTCACCATTCCAGTTAGGATAATTGGCCTGTGGTGAGGTTTTGAATCATTAGTCTTGAAGCTTGGAAAATTAAGCGTATGTTTGGTTTCATTGTGTGaattatcaaaatttatttgtttttttctctattattaAACATGATTTCAGAAAACACACATGTTTGGTTACTATTAGGCAAAAAATTGCCTTCAAACCCCGGTTTGACTAGAAGTGATGAAAAGTAGTTTTTGCATTTCGGACAAAAAAACATTTGCCCAAGTACACTGTAATACTATCATTTGAATGACATTCTCTTGTTATTTCATGCTTAAGGTAATCGTAAAGAAATATATGTGTTAATAATGCTTATGGCGATTTACTGTTCTAATCGCTTGCCAACAGGAGCCTATTTCAATGACAATACACTTTTCTGTTTTACATTATCACCTTGCTCGGTAATAAACATGCTTGATTAAGTTTGAgttattgttttttcaaataatattttaaattattgacATCTTACATCATTAGGTTACCAACGAATCTTTACGATCAATAGCTTCTTTGTTAAAGCTTGAAGTTTTCATTATGGTGGGATGCTATTTAGTGGATGATGCGGGGTTGCAGTTTCTTGAAAAAGGATGTCCACTACTCAAGGTACTTTTCTATTCAAATGTTATAAACTGTGACATGActtcaaaattaataaagtttGACCAAGGAGGTTTTGTGGAGTTTGAGCATAAACACAAATTTCTTTAGCAGCTGTTCTTTTAATGTGTTGCAGGCAATTGATGTATCAAGGTGTAACTGCGTTAGCCCATCCGGCTTATTATCAGTAATTAGTGGACATGAGGGTCTTGAGCAGATCAATGCAGGACACTGTCTCTCAGTGAGTTTTTATCTAAAATTTTGGTGTATATATTTGATTCCGCACCTTATTTTACTGTTATAAGTATGATATAGACTAATACTGTTCCTCGGGCATTTTCTGAAGGAGCTTTCAGCACCTCTCACTAACGGCTTGAAGAATTTAAAGCACTTGAGCGTAATTAGAATTGACGGTGTACGAGTTTCGGACTTTATCCTCCAGATCATCGGCTCCAATTGCAAATCTTTAGTCGAACTTGGTTTAAGCAAATGTATTGGGGTGACCAACATGGGGATTATGCAGGTAGTAGGTTGTTGCAATTTGACGACACTTGATTTGACTTGTTGTCGTTTTGTCACTGATGCAGCCATCTCTACTATAGCAAACTCTTGTCCAAACCTTGCATGTCTGAAGTTAGAGTCCTGTGATATGGTTACTGAGATTGGTCTGTATCAGATTGGATCAAGTTGCTTGATGCTTGAAGAGCTTGACCTTACTGACTGTTCTGGCGTAAATGACATAGGTAAAATATTGATGTTTTATCCATAAGTATATCAGATACCAGTCTTGTATAAATTTGATGATGGTTccgattttattttatctccaACATTCTGTCTTCGTGCAGCACTGAAATATTTATCAAGATGTTCAAAACTTGTAAGATTGAAGTTAGGATTATGCACAAACATATCAGACATAGGATTGGCGCACATTGCTTGTAACTGCCCAAAATTGACCGAACTTGACCTCTATCGGTAATTGAACTTTAGTCAACGTGGTTAAATGTTTATGATTCATTAAAATTGTAGACAAAGTGGCGAACCTGTTTtgttcattctgttttttttttttttttttttttttaaattgcagttGTGTACGTATAGGAGATGATGGGCTAGCAGCACTGACAACCGGATGCAACAAGTTGGCCATGCTCAACCTAGCATATTGCAATAGGATTACAGACGCAGGGTTGAAGTGTATCAGCAATCTCGGTGAACTCTCTGATTTTGAGTTGCGTGGGCTTTCAAACATCACGAGCATTGGTATAAAAGCAGTTGCAGTCAGTTGCAAGAGATTGGCTAATTTAGATTTGAAGCATTGCGAAAAACTTGATGATACGGGTTTTCGGGCACTTGCTTTTTATTCACAAAACCTACTGCAGGTCAGTGGTATCAGCTTTACTCGATTACACCTTCTAAAAGAAAAGTATGTCCAACAATCATCATCctataaaaattgaatataattGACACTACCTTGGATTTGTTACTTTCTAAGGTGTATATTGTTTTATAGTTCAACctgattgaaaaatttataGCTATGGTCTTCCAAAGGCGAAGAACCCTAGTTTGTGTCTTGTTTGGGTTCACTGCTCTTCTTTCCTCGTCTCTATGCATGGGTTTGAATATTTGCACGTTTAATTTGTgtgttttataattttcttgTCCTTTGCGGTCACAAGTTTAACTTATCTTCTGCGCTTGACCTGAAGACAAATAAAAGCACAGTAGTTTCTTTATTCTAGCACATCTATCTTGCTCTTATGCTGCTTCATTTTGAAATAACATGTAAAGCTGGATGTTGAAGATAATGTCTTTTGCATAAAAAGATTTTATCCAAAAGAAAAACGAAAGAAAGAacatttgttgaaaaaaaaaatcacatttgcACAACTATTGACTGGATACCAATATCATATCATTTTGTCCTTTATAAATCGGAGATACATGCAATAAATCATATTCCGTTCTTTATTAATCTGTTGTCTAAATCCATTTCTCATATTATGATATTACAATTTCCAACTGTTATTCTTGCATTCTCATAGAAGGTGGTGCTTCTTACTTGCTTCATCGCATAATCTtttaaaacttttcaaaattgatATACTGATATACACTCTTGATAAACCAAACTGGAAACGGCTTTTATACTGGCGTCTCATATTTGTTATATACTTGAAAAAGTGAGTgtctatttatattttgtaggaGCACATATGTTAATTTTCGTTCAAATAGGTTATTCATTTGCATTTATTACATAGAGACATCTTATAATGATGCAATCAATGTTATGCATTAGGAGTTCAAGTTCTAACTCAACGTAGTTATGATGATTGCAGATAAATATGAGCTACTGTAATCAATGTTATGTATTAGGAGTTCAAGTTCTAACTCAACGTAGTTATGATGATTGCAGATAAATATGAGCTACTGTAACGTGTCAGATCATGTGTTGTGGCTGCTTATGAGTAACCTGAAGCGCCTCCAGGATGCAAAACTTGTGTATCTTGTTAATGTCACCATACAAGGATTGGAGCTTGCCCTTATATCTTGTTGTGGTCGAATTAAAAAGGTCAAACTGCAACGTTCTCTCGAATTTTCAATATCCTCAGAAATACTCGAAACAATCCATGAACGAGGGTGCAAGGTCAGATGGGATTAGCTATGCTGTTTGTGAATTAGGAAGTGAGAGGGTCACTTAGCTGTCAATCAAGTTAGTTAAGTTAGTTGCATAGTTAGATGGGGTATTATTGTTTTCGAGCTCTATATATAAAACCAACAAGATTAAGTTGAAACTTGACAAAATTGAAGGTTGTTACTGATTATGACTTAACAAACTTAGCTCACTTATATATAGAGTCGAAAACAACAATAAGTGACTCCTACTAACTTGGCATTAATGCAACTAACTTAATTGAGAACTATAATTTGATGTATTATACTTGCTTTTCATTGAAGTGATGTTGCTTCATTGGTGATTTAAGATATCTTCCATTcataattttaatgtttttcccCCTTGAATTCTAGTATATCCTATAAGATGTATACAGATACTAATACGAGACActgatttttttagatttcCCCTTGAattatctttttatatattttttactgtATTTATCATGTTTTTCCTTCTCTCCTTTTCACTTCTTTGCGTTTTTCTATCGCTTTCTTATAGGATTCTAACATGTCCTATTCAATCAACAATGAAATTATTTAGATTGAGAACCTAAAGGaaatgaaaaacaatgaaattggCCGAACTAAATATTGAGAACCTAAAGACAATAAACCCagataaattatttagatatccacgtgtaatttttttcttgattctCCGATTCTTAGGAGAAGGAAGCTTTGGAAATCCGAAGTTTGACCGAAAAGTAAGTAAAGTCTGGTCAATGATTCATCCTTAATTGAAGTTCATTAGCCACATGTAATTGAAGTTGAATTTCACCAGTAAAAAGAACTAGTTAAATTATTTGACAAACATATGCTAAATATGCAAAAGCAACTTGGAACCTGATCCAACTCAGTTTTATGCTACTACGAAGTAAAGAATACTAGTAGGGTAGGTTTGGGATTCATAGGCCTTAAGTTGTCTATTTTGCTTAATGATCAAGGGAAAAATAAAGGATTAAGTCTGGTCAGGACCTTTATAGGGAAAACACTATGTTTTAAGGCTAATTTAAAAGTTTGACTTATGGTTATGTTTGATAGGAGAAACCGCAGTCTTATTTATACATTGCAATCAAAGTGGGAATCATCGTTGAGCCTTGATGAAACCAAGAAGCTCATCAAAGCATGGAATATCATGCCAAGCCTACAACAAAAGAAAGCATTAGAATAACGTGAAGCttttgtctataaaaaaaagtttagaggAATGTGAATATTTAAACTCAGAAGAAAAGCCTTTAATTAACTTTGTAAGGAAAAATCCTTATCTGCAcctttataaataattaaaaggttTCTTCGAAAGACCATAAGCTGAATTTTTTGTCTGTCTTTCTGTCACAACCAAAAGATGGCCTTGCTTGTGAATTTCCTTTTCATTCTCATCCTTTTACCATCATTTGATCAAGTTCTCTCATTCCCAGATGAAATTCCCTCAGATATCCAAACTCAAGATATGCAAGCTTTGATTGCACAAGCCTGCATGGATATTGAAAACCAAAACTCATGCCTCACTAACATTCATAATGAGCTAACCAGAACAGGCCCTCCAAGTCCAACTTCTGTCATCAATGCTGCACTTAGAACCAcaatcaatgaagccataggTGCCATCAACAACATGACAAAGATCAGTACATTCTCTGTTAATAACCGCGAGCAACTTGCCATAGAAGATTGCAAGGAGCTCCTTGATTTCTCTGTGTCAGAGCTTGCATGGTCGTTAGGGGAGATGAGGAGAATTCGAGCCGGCGACAGAACCGCGCAATACGAAGGAAACCTCGAAGCATGGCTAAGTGCGGCGCTTAGCAACCAAGACACATGTATTGAAGGGTTTGAAGGCACTGATAGACGTCTTGAGAGTTACATTAGTGGAAGCGTAACACAAGTAACACAGCTTATCAGTAATGTTCTGTCTTTGTACACTCAGCTTAATCGCTTACCCTTCAGGCCTCCAAGGAACACTACCTTGCATGAAACTAGTACTGATGAAAGTTTGGAGTTTCCTGAATGGATGACCGAGGCTGATCAAGAGCTACTTAAATCTAAGCCACACGGTAAGATTGCAGATGCGGTTGTTGCGTTGGATGGGAGCGGTCAGTACCGTACAATCAACGAAGCTGTTAATGCAGCTCCTAGTCATAGCAATAGGAGGCATGTTATCTATGTGAAAAAGGGACTATACAAGGAGAATATTgatatgaagaagaagatgaccAACATCATGATGGTTGGTGATGGTATTGGTCAAACCATTGTTACAAGCAATCGCAATTTCATGCAAGGATGGACCACTTTTCGAACTGCCACATTTGGTAAGTAAAGTTCTTATTTAACAGTATATCCTCTCTAGCGTAAGGAAATGAAATCCACGTGTTTTTTTGTACTATCACCTACATATTGAAAAGAGTGTGTTAGAGAATGAATTGGTATatactcaattggttgataatttGAAATGTTAATGTGTAGCTGTATCTGGGAAGGGTTTCATTGCAAAGGACATGACATTCCGGAACACTGCTGGACCGGTAAACCATCAAGCCGTGGCATTGCGTGTCGATTCAGACCAATCTGCATTCTTTAGGTGTAGCATAGAAGGAAACCAAGACACACTTTACGCACATTCACTGAGACAGTTCTACCGTGAATGCGAAATCTATGGAACCATAGACTTCATTTTTGGCAATGGAGCTGCTGTGCTACAAAACTGCAAGATATACACAAGAGTTCCACTTCCATTACAAAAGGTTACAATCACAGCTCAAGGTAGGAAAAGTCCACATCAAAGCACAGGGTTTACAATCCAAGATAGTTATGTTTTGGCCTCACAACCTACATATTTGGGGAGGCCTTGGAAGGAATATTCTAGAACAGTTTACATTAACACATACATGAGTAGTATGGTTCAACCTCGAGGGTGGCTCGAGTGGCTCGGTAACTTTGCATTAGACACTTTGTGGTACGGCGAATACAGGAATTATGGACCTGGTTCATCACTCGCTGGTAGGGTCAAATGGCCTGGTTATCATGTCATTAAAGACGCTTCTGCCGCCGGTTATTTTACGGTTCAGCGGTTCCTTAACGGTGGTTCATGGTTGCCTAGAACAGGTGTTAAGTTCACAGCAGGGCTAAGCAATTGAGTTTCCAAGCCAATTGATGAATGCTATTTGTTATTTACTGATCCTAGTTATTAATGTAAACTAGAAGCGAATAAGTTTACTACTTCAGTTTTTAGATGAATAATTTGTACCATTTTCTTTGATTAATGATGGAATATTTAATAGATTATTTTTTAGCGAGTAGATGTTTAGGAATAACTGTGTTTgtctaacttttttttgaaggaaaactgtgtttgtgtattttgtagAATGTAATTAAGTTGTGGGTGCAGATATAGTGTATGGACCGGGATGATGGTGTCTTGCACCCCCTCTTTATTGTAAAATTTCTACAATTTTTCGCAATACGTAATTCATTGATTACTTTCCTCAACTATTTaagtgtttttaaaaaaatctctaaactaaaaatttattatagATCAACCAAGCAATTGAGATCAAGTTATTAATGAGCTTCACCAAAGCCAATCATTGTTCGGAAGAACCCTAGTTCGATTCCTAGGTGGAACAAGTCTTGGCCGGTATCATTACCTCATGGTCGAACTCCGGATTACCAGGGCCCCTTTCCCCGGAAACTGGAGGGTTAATgccaaaagttttttttttttattttttattatcagACCATTTAATCTGTTAATAACTTGTTATTAGTTTGGTTagtctgttaaaaaaaacttgttattaGTTTCTGAACTAAAAATCACCTGTCAACTATTTGATACTACCTTTAATTAT containing:
- the LOC11424461 gene encoding putative pectinesterase/pectinesterase inhibitor 22, with protein sequence MALLVNFLFILILLPSFDQVLSFPDEIPSDIQTQDMQALIAQACMDIENQNSCLTNIHNELTRTGPPSPTSVINAALRTTINEAIGAINNMTKISTFSVNNREQLAIEDCKELLDFSVSELAWSLGEMRRIRAGDRTAQYEGNLEAWLSAALSNQDTCIEGFEGTDRRLESYISGSVTQVTQLISNVLSLYTQLNRLPFRPPRNTTLHETSTDESLEFPEWMTEADQELLKSKPHGKIADAVVALDGSGQYRTINEAVNAAPSHSNRRHVIYVKKGLYKENIDMKKKMTNIMMVGDGIGQTIVTSNRNFMQGWTTFRTATFAVSGKGFIAKDMTFRNTAGPVNHQAVALRVDSDQSAFFRCSIEGNQDTLYAHSLRQFYRECEIYGTIDFIFGNGAAVLQNCKIYTRVPLPLQKVTITAQGRKSPHQSTGFTIQDSYVLASQPTYLGRPWKEYSRTVYINTYMSSMVQPRGWLEWLGNFALDTLWYGEYRNYGPGSSLAGRVKWPGYHVIKDASAAGYFTVQRFLNGGSWLPRTGVKFTAGLSN